From the genome of Paenarthrobacter sp. A20, one region includes:
- a CDS encoding glutaredoxin family protein codes for MTSSITDYTVYTKPGCPNCDRTMEYFDSKGITYTPVDITEVPAALEYITQELGYSQAPVIVNNSDDQDHWSGLRRDKLVQAAMSYKAA; via the coding sequence ATGACTTCCTCAATCACCGATTACACGGTTTACACCAAGCCCGGTTGCCCGAACTGCGACCGCACCATGGAGTACTTCGACTCCAAAGGCATCACCTACACGCCCGTGGACATCACCGAAGTACCCGCAGCGCTGGAATACATCACCCAGGAGCTGGGCTACTCCCAGGCACCCGTCATCGTGAACAACTCCGATGACCAAGACCACTGGTCCGGTCTCCGCCGGGACAAGCTCGTCCAAGCGGCCATGAGCTACAAGGCAGCGTGA